In the genome of Pseudomonas putida, one region contains:
- a CDS encoding efflux RND transporter permease subunit produces MTRRENFDMHQQHHQDKATLLERLIFNNRPVVIALCLLVSIFLFWQATQIRPSTSFEKMIPLQHPFIEQMLEHRNDLANLGNTVRISVEAVNGDIFDKAYMETLRQIHDEVFYIPGVDRAGLKSLWSPSVRWTEVTEDGFAGGEVIPNTYNGSAESLDELRDNVLKSGQVGRLVANNFKSSIVDVPLMESYPDPQDQSKQVKLDYQQFSHQLEEKIRDKFQAQNPNVKVHIVGFAKKVGDLIDGLVMVVMFFGVALAITWALLYWFTWCIRSTIAVLITTLVAVVWQLGLMHAVGFGLDPYSMLVPFLIFAIGISHGVQKINGIALQSSGADNALTAARRTFRQLFLPGMIAILADAVGFITLLVIDIGVIRELAIGASIGVAVIVFTNLILLPVAISYVGISQKAIARSKKDATREHPFWRLLANFASPKVAPVSIALALAAFAGGLWYSQNLKIGDLDQGAPELRPDSRYNQDNNFIISNYSTSSDVLVIMVKTPAESCSIHSTMAPIDELMWTMENTPGVQSAISLVTVSKQVIKGMNEGSLKWETLSRNPDVLNNSIARADGLYNTDCSLAPVLVFLNDHKAETLERVTAAAQAFADSHDKEGLQFLLAAGNAGIEAATNEVIKSAELTILVLVYLCVAVMCLITFRSFAATLCIVLPLVLTSVLGNALMAFMGIGVKVATLPVVALGVGIGVDYGIYIYSRLESFLRAGLPLQEAYYETLRSTGKAVLFTGLCLAIGVCTWIFSAIKFQADMGLMLTFMLLWNMFGALWLLPALARFLIRPQKLAGKAGGSIFAH; encoded by the coding sequence ATGACCCGTCGGGAGAATTTCGACATGCACCAGCAGCATCATCAGGACAAAGCGACCCTGCTCGAACGGCTGATCTTCAACAACCGGCCGGTGGTCATCGCCCTGTGCCTGCTGGTGAGCATTTTCCTGTTCTGGCAGGCCACGCAGATCCGCCCGTCCACCAGTTTCGAAAAGATGATCCCGCTGCAGCACCCGTTCATCGAACAGATGCTCGAACACCGCAATGACCTGGCCAACCTCGGCAATACCGTGCGCATCTCGGTGGAGGCGGTCAACGGCGATATCTTCGACAAGGCCTACATGGAGACCCTGCGCCAGATCCACGACGAGGTCTTCTACATTCCTGGCGTCGACCGGGCCGGGCTCAAGTCGCTGTGGAGCCCGAGCGTGCGCTGGACCGAAGTGACCGAGGATGGCTTCGCCGGCGGCGAGGTGATCCCCAACACCTACAACGGCTCGGCCGAAAGCCTCGATGAGCTGCGCGACAACGTGCTCAAGTCCGGCCAGGTCGGGCGTTTGGTGGCCAACAACTTCAAGTCCAGCATCGTCGACGTGCCCTTGATGGAGAGCTACCCAGACCCGCAGGACCAGAGCAAGCAGGTCAAGCTGGACTACCAGCAGTTCTCCCATCAACTGGAAGAGAAGATCCGCGACAAGTTCCAGGCCCAGAACCCCAATGTGAAGGTGCACATCGTCGGCTTCGCCAAGAAGGTCGGTGACCTGATCGATGGCTTGGTGATGGTGGTGATGTTCTTCGGTGTGGCCCTGGCCATCACCTGGGCGCTGTTGTACTGGTTCACCTGGTGCATCCGCAGCACCATCGCCGTGCTCATCACCACCTTGGTGGCGGTGGTCTGGCAGTTGGGGTTGATGCACGCGGTCGGTTTCGGGCTGGATCCGTATTCGATGCTGGTGCCGTTCTTGATCTTCGCCATCGGCATCTCCCACGGGGTGCAGAAAATCAACGGTATCGCGTTGCAGTCGAGCGGTGCCGACAATGCCCTGACCGCCGCACGGCGCACCTTCCGACAACTGTTCCTGCCGGGCATGATCGCCATCCTGGCCGACGCGGTGGGCTTCATCACTTTGCTGGTGATCGACATCGGGGTGATCCGCGAGCTTGCCATTGGTGCGTCGATCGGCGTGGCGGTGATCGTCTTCACCAACCTGATCCTGTTGCCGGTAGCGATTTCCTACGTGGGTATCAGCCAGAAAGCCATCGCCCGCAGCAAGAAGGACGCAACCCGCGAACACCCGTTCTGGCGCCTGCTGGCCAACTTCGCCAGCCCCAAGGTGGCGCCAGTGTCCATCGCCCTGGCCCTGGCGGCCTTTGCCGGTGGCCTGTGGTACAGCCAGAACCTGAAGATCGGCGACCTCGATCAGGGTGCGCCGGAACTGCGTCCTGACTCACGCTACAACCAGGACAACAACTTCATCATCAGCAACTACTCCACCAGTTCCGACGTCTTGGTGATCATGGTCAAGACGCCGGCCGAGAGCTGCTCGATCCATTCGACCATGGCGCCGATCGACGAGCTGATGTGGACCATGGAAAACACGCCCGGCGTGCAGTCGGCGATTTCCCTGGTGACTGTGTCCAAGCAGGTGATCAAGGGCATGAACGAGGGCAGCCTGAAGTGGGAGACCCTGTCGCGCAACCCGGACGTGCTCAACAACTCCATCGCCCGCGCCGATGGCCTGTACAACACCGACTGCTCCCTTGCGCCGGTGCTGGTATTCCTCAACGACCACAAGGCCGAGACGCTGGAGCGGGTCACCGCGGCGGCCCAGGCGTTTGCCGACAGCCATGACAAAGAGGGTCTGCAGTTCCTCCTGGCGGCCGGCAACGCGGGCATCGAGGCGGCCACCAACGAGGTGATCAAGTCGGCCGAACTGACCATCCTGGTGCTGGTGTACTTGTGTGTGGCGGTGATGTGCCTGATCACCTTCCGCTCGTTCGCCGCGACCCTGTGCATCGTCCTGCCGCTGGTGCTCACCTCGGTGCTGGGCAACGCCCTGATGGCCTTCATGGGCATCGGCGTGAAGGTCGCCACCCTGCCGGTGGTGGCCCTGGGCGTGGGGATCGGCGTGGACTACGGCATCTATATCTACAGCCGGTTGGAGAGCTTCTTGCGGGCGGGGCTGCCGCTGCAGGAGGCTTATTACGAAACCCTGCGCTCCACCGGCAAGGCGGTGCTGTTCACTGGCCTGTGCCTGGCCATCGGGGTGTGCACCTGGATCTTCTCGGCGATCAAGTTCCAGGCCGACATGGGCCTGATGCTGACCTTCATGCTGCTGTGGAACATGTTCGGTGCGCTGTGGCTGCTGCCGGCGTTGGCGCGGTTCCTGATTCGTCCGCAGAAGCTGGCGGGCAAGGCGGGCGGGTCGATCTTCGCGCATTGA
- a CDS encoding WD40/YVTN/BNR-like repeat-containing protein has protein sequence MRDRTSVRARRGAWPLAASMWLALAMATGAGSAQAAAAEEYSVESARASQSLLIDAVTLGNRLVVVGDRGHILFSDDQGKTWTQARVPTRQLLTAVFFLDNKRGWAVGHDAQVLTTNDGGATWSKQFEDLSREAPLLDVTFLDAQHGFAVGAYGALIETTDGGQHWQDIAERLDNPDQLHLNAIASIKGAGLFIVGEQGSMFRSSDNGQSWSRVEGPYEGSLFGVIGTAQPRTLLAYGLRGNLFRSTDFGESWQPIALKAARGSLEFGLASATLLDDGSLVLVGNGGTVLRSHDDGQSFTVYNRADRLALSAATGLANGGLLLVGQGGVHLATAKGAEEEQR, from the coding sequence ATGAGAGACCGGACAAGCGTGCGTGCGCGGCGTGGTGCATGGCCACTGGCGGCCAGTATGTGGCTGGCGCTGGCCATGGCGACAGGAGCAGGTAGCGCGCAGGCTGCCGCTGCCGAGGAATACTCGGTGGAATCGGCCAGGGCCAGCCAGAGCCTGCTGATCGATGCCGTCACGCTCGGTAACCGGCTGGTGGTGGTCGGCGACCGTGGCCATATCCTGTTCTCCGACGACCAGGGCAAGACCTGGACCCAGGCCCGGGTGCCCACTCGGCAACTGCTCACGGCCGTGTTCTTCCTCGACAACAAACGCGGCTGGGCCGTCGGCCATGATGCCCAGGTACTGACCACCAACGATGGCGGCGCCACCTGGAGCAAGCAGTTCGAGGACCTTTCGCGCGAAGCGCCACTGCTCGATGTGACCTTCCTCGACGCCCAGCACGGTTTTGCCGTGGGTGCCTATGGCGCCCTGATCGAGACCACCGATGGCGGCCAGCACTGGCAGGACATCGCTGAGCGCCTGGACAACCCCGATCAGTTGCACCTCAACGCCATTGCCTCGATCAAGGGCGCTGGCCTGTTCATCGTCGGCGAGCAGGGCAGCATGTTCCGCTCCAGCGACAACGGCCAGAGCTGGTCGCGCGTCGAAGGCCCCTACGAGGGGTCGTTGTTCGGCGTGATCGGTACCGCCCAGCCCCGCACACTGCTCGCCTATGGCCTGCGCGGCAACCTGTTCCGCTCCACCGATTTCGGTGAGTCCTGGCAGCCGATCGCGCTCAAGGCCGCCCGCGGCTCGCTGGAGTTCGGCCTGGCAAGCGCCACCCTGCTCGACGATGGCAGCCTGGTCCTGGTAGGCAACGGCGGCACGGTGCTGCGCAGCCACGATGACGGCCAGAGCTTCACGGTCTACAACCGCGCCGACCGTCTGGCGCTGTCAGCCGCCACGGGGCTTGCCAACGGCGGCCTGCTGCTGGTGGGCCAAGGTGGTGTGCACCTGGCCACCGCCAAAGGCGCAGAGGAGGAACAGCGATGA